In Pyxicephalus adspersus chromosome 12, UCB_Pads_2.0, whole genome shotgun sequence, a genomic segment contains:
- the LOC140342532 gene encoding embryonic protein UVS.2-like, with product MNDKVFLLLVGCVMGLVTSLPVSPSLQIHLPGMNEVDKNTKSVIKEILKHSQPATKSESSEVPEGTFSKIMAVNKDSETPMHGGDMLVRTGRSAINCTSCLWPKKEDGTVAVPYIISSSYSSSAVNTIKNAMDEFATLTCVRFVPRKEEKDYLNIAAGDSCSSFVGKIGGSQTVSLGAGCVYRGIVEHELDHALGFYHEHTRSDRDSYVDIFFQFISKGTRNIFVKVNTNNQGLEYDYGSVMHYDGYAFSNTSKQPTIVPKPDPTVPIGQRNGLSILDVSKINKLYQCNVCASLLNNQNGVFTSANYPSPYPNNASCVWLIRTPSGQASLTFNGFDVQSTPDCTSDYVRIYDGPTKDSPVLLDKQCGSKSIPQLIASTSQMLVEFVSDGDVAGVGFKATYSSVKCGGTFFNFQQNFTSPGYPGNYGPNMDCTFTITAPVGYRIALTISDFHIEDADFCMYDSLKIYVDGRQKGPLCGDISIPEITSIGNSMVLVFHSDSYVEKKGFQAYYTFCK from the exons ATGAATGACAAGGTCTTCCTACTGCTCGTGGGCTGTGTTATGGGTCTGGTGACCAGTCTACCTGTATCTCCATCACTGCAG ATTCATCTGCCTGGAATGAATGAAGTTG ATAAAAATACTAAGTCTGTGATCAAAGAAATTCTGAAACATTCTCAACCAG CTACAAAGAGTGAAAGCTCAGAAGTACCTGAAGGGACCTTCAGCAAGATTATGGCAGTCAATAAAG atAGTGAAACTCCCATGCATGGAGGCGACATGTTGGTAAGGACTGGACGCAGCGCCATAAACTGTACATCTTGTCTTTGGCCTAAAAAAGAAGACGGTACAGTTGCTGTCCCCTACATCATATCTAGCAGCTACA GTTCCAGTGCTGTTAATACAATCAAAAATGCCATGGATGAATTTGCAACATTAACTTGTGTGAGGTTTGTGCCTCGTAAAGAAGAAAAGGATTATCTGAACATCGCTGCTGGAGACAG TTGTTCATCATTTGTTGGAAAAATTGGCGGAAGTCAGACAGTTTCACTTGGTGCTGGCTGCGTCTACAGAGGGATTGTAGAACATGAACTAGACCATGCCCTGGGCTTCTACCATGAACATACGAGGAGTGACCGTGACAGTTATGTTGACATCTTTTTCCAGTTTATCTCCAAAGGTACTAGAAACAtt TTTGTTAAAGTGAACACTAATAACCAGGGCCTTGAGTATGACTATGGTTCAGTGATGCATTATGATGG CTATGCATTCTCCAACACATCAAAGCAACCCACTATTGTCCCCAAGCCTGACCCCACTGTGCCCATTGGGCAGAGGAATGGACTGAGTATTTTGGATGTCTCTAAAATCAACAAACTTTATCAATGTA ATGTCTGTGCTAGTTTGCTTAATAATCAGAATGGAGTTTTTACTTCTGCCAACTACCCATCTCCGTATCCTAATAATGCCAGCTGTGTTTGGTTGATCAGAACTCCTTCtgggcag GCTTCACTAACTTTCAATGGCTTTGATGTCCAATCCACTCCTGACTGCACCTCTGACTACGTAAGGATTTATGATGGTCCAACCAAGGACTCTCCCGTGTTGCTGGATAAACAGTGTGGCAGTAAAAGCATCCCTCAGCTCATCGCTTCCACCAGCCAGATGTTGGTTGAGTTTGTCAGTGATGGCGATGTTGCTGGTGTTGGCTTCAAGGCTACATATAGCTCAG ttaagtGTGGAGGAACCTTCTTCAATTTCCAACAAAACTTTACATCTCCGGGCTACCCAGGAAACTATGGTCCAAACATGGATTGTACCTTCACTATCACAGCTCCCGTTGGTTATAGG ATTGCTCTGACCATAAGTGATTTCCATATAGAGGATGCCGATTTCTGTATGTACGACTCTCTGAAAATCTATGTAGATGGAAGACAGAAGGGTCCGCTCTGTGGGGATATCAGCATCCCTGAGATAACCTCCATTGGAAATTCCATGGTTCTTGTATTTCACAGCGACTCTTATGTAGAGAAGAAGGGCTTCCAGGCCTATTACACCTTCTGTAAGTAG